A genomic stretch from Solanum stenotomum isolate F172 chromosome 8, ASM1918654v1, whole genome shotgun sequence includes:
- the LOC125874382 gene encoding uncharacterized protein LOC125874382 codes for MASNLGPAFAYTVVYCKDVAKSVAFYAKAFGYNVRRLDENRKWGELESGATTIAFTPMHQHETDDITGHVQTPQSRADRQAIELCFDYVDIDAAYKRAIENGAVAVTEPEEKKWGQKVGYVRDPDGNVVRMGSHVKS; via the exons atggcaTCAAATTTGGGACCAGCATTTGCTTATACAGTGGTGTATTGTAAAGATGTTGCTAAATCTGTTGCCTTTTATGCTAAAGCTTTCGGCTACAACGTTCGCCGCTTAGACGAAAATCGCAA ATGGGGAGAATTGGAAAGCGGTGCTACCACAATTGCATTCACACCTATGCATCAGCACGAGACGGATGACATAACGGGTCACGTCCAGACCCCTCAATCCCGGGCCGATAGACAAGCCATTGAACTTTGTTTCGATTATGTGGACATTGATGCTGCCTACAAg AGGGCAATTGAAAATGGGGCAGTGGCGGTGACCGAGCCGGAGGAGAAGAAATGGGGACAGAAAGTTGGATATGTGAGAGATCCCGACGGCAACGTAGTTAGAATGGGAAGCCATGTCAAATCCTAA
- the LOC125874553 gene encoding uncharacterized protein LOC125874553 has translation MGDSFNPTPGTKSMVTTAITTKNESKQHIISSGSNSFENVRRFDLIKYGKQRRGSGNQLVFFLVKVAALEAVRRISRSKCPFVWSGLQALQVVCYPPLKWMQRWNPFRVLVEGMQMLSRPLLVLSIATAFSDHSEFNNDTSDSTQGSPVSSDLHADSDSQLEVSSEQSIPKERVGNEVSQSLSSTSSASWLHLLYKDLEKQGIILPERIDEEELHQFFTAADGDFTRLLSSLKKTIRWRETYRILSRQELEVWSNMVFWHGYDVQNRPCLIVRLGLACISLPSRDRPSFAQAVVSQVEHGVLHLVDPQNSQITVLVDCEGLSPLRLPMQMLRSCSTLLQDHFPNRLGCLFIIRLPSIVRVVAQTFVQVFKPVTRQKLRFEGEMYQKVLSECLQTLPSYLGGQCTCSRCASFDMSKTHNTRMNDDHQETAVSEIINNPLDLAPLHSGEHTEIPTNYNCERVLRKAVVGILLFWVIIVLIAGIFDPENRPILPP, from the exons ATGGGAGACTCCTTTAATCCCACCCCTGGGACAAAGTCTATGGTCACAACTGCTATCACTACCAAAAATGAATCTAAACAACACATCATTTCTTCTGGATCGAACTCTTTTGAAAATGTAAGACGGTTTGATCTGATAAAATATGGGAAGCAGAGAAGAGGAAGTGGTAATCAGTTAGTTTTCTTTCTGGTTAAAGTTGCTGCCTTGGAGGCTGTGCGGAGGATCTCACGGTCCAAATGTCCATTTGTATGGTCTGGCTTACAAGCTCTGCAAGTTGTGTGCTACCCGCCACTTAAGTGGATGCAAAGGTGGAATCCTTTTAGGGTTCTGGTTGAAGGCATGCAG ATGTTATCGCGGCCACTGCTAGTGCTATCTATCGCTACAGCATTTTCTGATCATTCAGAATTCAATAATGATACCTCAGATAGCACTCAAGGTTCCCCGGTATCGAGTGATTTGCATGCTGATTCAGACTCCCAGCTAGAAGTCTCTTCTGAGCAGTCTATCCCAAAAGAAAG GGTTGGCAATGAAGTTTCTCAAAGTCTGTCTTCCACTAGTTCCGCAAGTTGGTTGCATCTTCTTTACAAAGATCTGGAAAAGCAAGGAATTATCTTGCCAGAGAg AATTGATGAAGAGGAACTCCATCAATTTTTCACAGCTGCAGATGGAGATTTTACTCGCTTACTTTCTTCACTGAAGAAAACGATTCGCTGGAGGGAGACCTACAGAATTCTTTCCAGACAAGAACTTGAAGTGTGGTCAAATATGGTCTTTTGGCATGGATATGATGTGCAGAATCGACCCTGCCTCATTGTCCGTCTTGGCTTAGCGTGCATCAGCTTGCCATCTCGTGATAGACCTAGCTTTGCTCAAGCAGTTG TATCTCAGGTGGAGCATGGGGTTCTTCATTTGGTGGACCCACAAAATTCTCAAATTACTGTTTTGGTAGACTGTGAAGGACTATCTCCACTGAGACTTCCCATGCAAATGCTGAGATCCTGTTCCACTCTTTTACAAGATCACTTCCCCAACCGTCTGGGCTGTTTATTCATTATACGCCTTCCATCTATTGTTCGAGTTGTCGCACAAACCTTTGTGCAA GTTTTCAAACCGGTCACTCGGCAAAAATTGAGATTTGAAGGGGAAATGTACCAAAAGGTTCTTTCTGAGTGTTTGCAAACACTCCCGTCTTATCTTGGTGGGCAGTGCACATGCTCAAGATGTGCAAGCTTTGACATGAGCAAGACGCATAACACTCGCATGAATGACGACCATCAAGAGACAGCGGTAAGCGAGATTATTAACAATCCACTGGATCTAGCACCACTCCATTCAGGTGAACATACTGAAATTCCAACGAATTATAACTGTGAGCGGGTCCTAAGAAAGGCTGTGGTGGGTATCCTTTTGTTCTGGgttattattgttttaattGCTGGAATATTTGATCCAGAAAATCGTCCCATTTTACCTCCTTGA